The following are encoded together in the Salvia hispanica cultivar TCC Black 2014 chromosome 6, UniMelb_Shisp_WGS_1.0, whole genome shotgun sequence genome:
- the LOC125192328 gene encoding ferruginol synthase-like has translation MALSLLIAIIVSILAWSHFCRPSRNFPPGPYQFPIIGNILQLGRNPHKSLADLSKTYGPVMSLKLGSINTVVISSPDSARLVLQEHDQAFSGRTISAAAEAHGFDKISLALIPVGERWRKLRKLYREQMFSARRLDGGAGVRREKVQRLIDYLRKCSESGRAVDLGQAAFVTSFNLMSATIFSVDLIEFESGTTQHLKETVEGLMTTLGTPNVADFFPFLKWLDPQRIKKRSEFYLGRLLGVLGGIIDERFESRSMELERKNDLLAVIFDLMEESDEYDFNFKDIRHLFVDLFVGGSDTTQSTVEWAMTELLANPEKMSNAKNELKSVIGEKKQVEESHISRLPYLQALIKETLRLHPPVPFLVPRQVDREVKIGDYIIPQHSQVFVNAWAIGSDSSIWPNPTSFKPERFLNNNIEFKGQDFELIPFGSGRRMCPGLPLADRMLSLMLGSMLHNFEWEMEGGVRPDTTDEFGMVLHKAVPLKVIPLCCF, from the exons ATGGCTCTCTCACTCTTGATCGCAATAATTGTATCGATTTTGGCATGGTCTCATTTCTGCCGCCCCAGCCGGAACTTTCCACCGGGGCCATACCAGTTCCCGATCATCGGAAACATCCTCCAGCTAGGGCGGAACCCCCACAAGTCTCTCGCCGACCTCTCCAAAACCTACGGCCCTGTGATGTCTCTCAAGCTCGGTAGCATCAACACCGTCGTCATATCGTCGCCGGATTCTGCCAGACTGGTGCTGCAAGAGCACGACCAAGCCTTCTCCGGCCGCACcatctccgccgccgccgaagCGCACGGCTTCGACAAGATTTCACTCGCACTCATACCGGTTGGAGAGAGGTGGAGAAAACTGCGAAAGCTGTACAGAGAGCAGATGTTCTCGGCGCGGCGCCTCGACGGCGGCGCGGGAGTCCGGCGCGAGAAGGTCCAGAGGCTGATAGATTACTTGCGCAAGTGCAGCGAGAGCGGGCGGGCCGTGGATTTGGGGCAGGCGGCGTTTGTGACGTCGTTTAATCTTATGAGCGCGACTATTTTCTCTGTggatttgattgaatttgaatCCGGCACAACGCAGCATCTGAAGGAGACGGTCGAGGGCTTGATGACGACTTTGGGGACTCCTAATGTGGCCGACTTTTTCCCGTTTCTCAAGTGGTTGGATCCGCAGAGGATCAAGAAGAGGTCGGAGTTTTACTTGGGGAGATTGCTTGGTGTTTTGGGAGGGATAATTGATGAGAGGTTTGAATCAAGATCTATGGAATTGGAGAGGAAGAATGATTTGTTGGCTGTGATTTTCGATCTCATGGAGGAATCTGATGAGTATGACTTTAACTTCAAGGACATTCGACATCTGTTTGTG GACTTATTTGTGGGAGGATCAGACACGACTCAATCCACAGTAGAATGGGCAATGACAGAACTGCTAGCTAATCCAGAGAAGATGAGTAATGCAAAGAATGAGCTGAAAAGTGTGATTGGAGAGAAGAAGCAAGTTGAAGAATCACACATATCAAGACTCCCATACTTGCAGGCACTGATCAAAGAGACCTTACGGCTCCATCCTCCCGTTCCGTTTCTGGTTCCTCGACAGGTGGATCGCGAGGTCAAGATTGGGGATTACATAATTCCCCAACACTCCCAGGTATTCGTCAACGCTTGGGCTATAGGCAGTGATTCGAGCATCTGGCCCAACCCTACTTCTTTCAAGCCTGAAAGATTCTTAAACAACAATATAGAGTTTAAGGGCCAAGATTTCGAGCTTATTCCATTTGGGTCAGGGAGAAGAATGTGCCCGGGTTTGCCTCTGGCCGATAGAATGTTGTCTCTAATGTTGGGCTCTATGCTTCACAATTTTGAATGGGAAATGGAAGGAGGGGTGAGACCTGACACCACGGATGAGTTCGGAATGGTACTACACAAGGCAGTTCCTCTCAAGGTCATTCCACTTTGTTGTTTCTGA
- the LOC125192327 gene encoding polyadenylate-binding protein 2-like — MAQVQHPNSAAPTPNGVAAASGGTAPEGQFQATSLYVGDLDFNVTDSQLYDLFNSVGQVVSVRVCRDTGSHRSLGYGYVNYSNPQDAARALELLNFTPLNSKPIRVMYSHRDPSVRKSGMANIFIKNLDKSIDNKALHDTFSSFGNILSCKIATDTHGQSKGYGFVQFDTEEAAQSAIDKLNGMLINDKQVYVGHFQRKQERTTTQENAKFNNVFVKNLAESATDDDLKTTFGEYGVITSAVVMRDADGKSRCFGFVNFEQADDAAKAVEALNGKKFDDKEWYVGKAQKKSEREQELKSRFEQTTRETVDKFPGVNLYVKNIDDSIDDDKLRELFSGFGTITSCKVMRDPSGISRGSGFVAFSTPEEASRALAEMNGKILISKPLYVALAQRKEDRRAKLQAQYLQMRPVAMPPSMAPRMPMYAPGAPGMGQQLFYGQAPAIIPPQAGFGYQQQLVPGLRPGGAPVPYSFVPLVQQGQQGQRPGGRRGGPGQQNQQPVPMMQQQMIPRARMYRYPAGRNVPDAPIPGVAGGVLPVPYDMAGILPRDAAIPQPIPISALASSLANATPEQQRTMLGENLYPLVDQLEHEHAAKVTGMLLEMDKTEVLHLLESPDALKSKVSEAMDVLRNVQQAGGPADQLASLSLNDNLVS, encoded by the exons ATGGCGCAGGTGCAACATCCGAATTCGGCAGCGCCGACCCCCAATGGAGTCGCGGCGGCGTCTGGTGGTACCGCCCCGGAAGGACAGTTTCAGGCGACATCTCTCTATGTCGGGGACTTGGATTTCAACGTAACGGACTCGCAGCTTTACGATCTGTTCAATTCGGTTGGGCAGGTTGTTTCGGTTAGGGTTTGCCGCGATACTGGCTCTCACCGCAGTCTTGGCTATGGTTATGTCAACTATAGCAACCCCCAGGATG CTGCAAGAGCTTTGGAATTATTGAACTTCACCCCTCTCAATAGCAAGCCAATCCGCGTCATGTATTCTCACCGAGACCCAAGTGTTAGAAAAAGTGGAATGGCCAATATCTTTATCAAG AATTTGGACAAATCCATTGATAACAAAGCACTGCATGACACTTTCTCTAGTTTTGGGAACATCCTTTCGTGCAAGATAGCAACAGACACCCATGGTCAATCTAAGGGTTATGGATTTGTGCAATTTGATACTGAAGAAGCCGCACAAAGTGCTATCGATAAGTTAAATGGTATGCTCATAAATGATAAGCAAGTCTATGTTGGGCATTTCCAACGTAAGCAAGAGAGGACTACTACCCAGGAAAATGCCAAGTTCAACAACGTGTTTGTGAAAAATCTAGCTGAGTCCGCTACAGATGATGATCTAAAAACAACTTTTGGTGAATACGGTGTAATCACTAGTGCAGTAGTGATGAGGGATGCTGATGGAAAGTCGAGATGTTTTGGATTTGTCAATTTTGAGCAGGCTGATGATGCTGCCAAGGCTGTTGAAGCTCTTAATGGAAAGAAATTTGATGACAAGGAATGGTATGTTGGGAAAGCCCAGAAGAAGTCGGAGAGAGAGCAGGAACTTAAAAGTCGGTTTGAGCAGACTACCAGAGAAACTGTTGACAAATTTCCTGGAGTTAATTTATATGTTAAAAACATAGATGATAGCATTGATGATGACAAACTGAGAGAACTATTTTCAGGTTTTGGTACCATCACCTCTTGTAAG GTTATGCGTGATCCTAGTGGGATAAGCAGAGGTTCTGGATTTGTTGCCTTTTCAACACCAGAAGAAGCTTCCCGAGCT CTTGCTGAAATGAAtgggaaaattttaattagcaAGCCTCTTTATGTTGCCTTGGCACAGCGCAAGGAAGACAGGAGAGCCAAATTACAG GCCCAATATTTGCAAATGAGGCCTGTAGCAATGCCACCTTCTATGGCTCCTCGTATGCCTATGTATGCTCCTGGTGCACCTGGTATGGGGCAGCAGCTATTTTATGGGCAAGCCCCTGCTATTATTCCTCCTCAG GCTGGCTTTGGTTATCAGCAGCAGCTTGTTCCTGGACTACGTCCTGGGGGTGCTCCCGTGCCATATTCCTTTGTGCCACTAGTCCAACAGGGTCAGCAGGGCCAACGACCAGGTGGCAGACGAGGAGGTCCAGGGCAACAAAATCAGCAACCTGTGCCAATGATGCAACAGCAG ATGATACCAAGGGCAAGGATGTATAGGTACCCTGCTGGTCGTAATGTGCCAGATGCACCCATTCCTGGTGTTGCTGGTGGAGTGCTTCCTGTTCCATATGACATGGCTGGCATACTTCCTCGCGATGCTGCTATTCCACAGCCTATACCAATTTCTGCTTTGGCTTCTTCCCTTGCAAATGCAACACCTGAACAACAGAGGACG ATGTTGGGTGAGAACTTGTACCCACTTGTTGATCAACTTGAGCACGAGCATGCTGCGAAGGTTACAGGGATGCTTCTGGAGATGGACAAGACCGAGGTTCTTCATTTGCTTGAGTCGCCTGATGCTTTGAAATCAAAGGTCTCCGAGGCAATGGATGTCCTGAGGAATGTTCAGCAGGCTGGCGGCCCTGCCGACCAACTTGCTTCATTGTCGCTCAACGACAACCTTGTTTCTTAA
- the LOC125194753 gene encoding LOW QUALITY PROTEIN: ferruginol synthase-like (The sequence of the model RefSeq protein was modified relative to this genomic sequence to represent the inferred CDS: inserted 2 bases in 1 codon): MALSLLIAIIVSILAWSHFRRRSRNLPPGPYPFPIVGNILQLGRNPHKSLADLSKTYGPVMSLKLGSIHTVVISSPDSARLVLQEHDLAFSGRTIPAASEAHGFDKISLPLIPVGERWRKLRKLYREQMFSARRLGGGAGVRREKVQRLIDYLRKCSESGRAVDLGQAAFVTSFNLMSATIFSVDLIEFESGATQQLKETVEGVMMALGTPNVADFFPFLKWLDPQRIKKRLEFYFGRLLGVLGGIVEERFXERKNDLLAVLFDLMDGSDEYEFSFKDIQHLFLDLFLGGTDTTQSTVEWAMTELLANPEKMNNAKNELKSVIGEMKQVEESHISRLPYLQALIKETLRLHPPVPFLVPRQVDREVKIGDYIIPQHSQVFVNAWAIGRDSSIWPNPSLFEPERFLNNNMGFQGQDFEFIPFGSGRRMCPGLPLADRMLSLLLGSILHNFEWEMDGGVTYDTTEEFGMTLHKAVPLKAIPFCCF, translated from the exons ATGGCTCTCTCACTCTTGATCGCAATAATTGTATCGATTTTGGCATGGTCTCATTTCCGCCGCCGCAGCCGGAACCTTCCACCGGGGCCATACCCGTTTCCGATCGTCGGAAACATCCTCCAGCTAGGGCGGAACCCGCACAAGTCTCTCGCCGACCTCTCCAAAACCTACGGCCCTGTGATGTCTCTCAAGCTCGGTAGCATCCACACCGTCGTCATATCGTCGCCGGATTCCGCCAGACTGGTGCTGCAAGAGCACGACCTAGCCTTCTCCGGCCGCACCATCCCAGCGGCATCCGAAGCCCACGGCTTCGACAAGATTTCACTCCCACTCATACCGGTTGGAGAGAGGTGGAGAAAACTGCGAAAGCTGTACAGAGAGCAGATGTTCTCGGCACGGCGCCTCGGCGGCGGCGCGGGAGTCCGGCGCGAGAAGGTCCAGAGGCTGATAGATTACTTGCGCAAGTGCAGCGAGAGCGGGCGGGCCGTGGATTTGGGGCAGGCGGCGTTTGTGACGTCGTTTAATCTTATGAGCGCGACTATTTTCTCTGTGGATTTGATTGAGTTTGAATCCGGCGCGACGCAGCAGCTGAAGGAGACGGTCGAGGGCGTGATGATGGCTTTGGGGACTCCGAATGTGGCCGACTTTTTCCCGTTTCTCAAGTGGTTGGATCCGCAGAGGATCAAGAAGAGGTTGGAGTTTTACTTTGGGAGATTGCTTGGTGTTTTGGGAGGGATAGTTGAAGAGAGGTT GGAGAGGAAGAATGATTTATTGGCTGTGCTTTTCGATCTCATGGATGGATCTGATGAGTATGAATTTAGCTTCAAGGACATTCAACATCTGTTTTTG GACTTATTTCTGGGAGGAACAGACACAACTCAAAGCACAGTGGAATGGGCAATGACAGAACTGCTAGCTAATCCGGAGAAGATGAATAATGCAAAGAATGAGCTGAAAAGTGTGATTGGAGAGATGAAGCAAGTTGAAGAATCACATATATCAAGACTCCCATACTTGCAGGCACTGATCAAAGAGACCTTACGGCTCCATCCTCCCGTTCCGTTTCTAGTTCCTCGACAGGTGGATCGTGAGGTCAAGATTGGGGATTACATAATTCCCCAACACTCCCAGGTATTCGTCAACGCTTGGGCTATAGGTAGAGATTCGAGCATCTGGCCCAACCCTAGTTTGTTTGAACCTGAAAGATTCTTAAATAACAATATGGGGTTCCAGGGCCAAGATTTCGAGTTTATTCCATTTGGGTCGGGGAGAAGAATGTGCCCAGGTTTGCCTTTGGCTGATAGAATGTTGTCTCTTCTGTTGGGCTCTATACTTCACAATTTTGAATGGGAAATGGATGGAGGGGTGACATATGACACCACGGAGGAGTTCGGAATGACATTGCACAAGGCAGTTCCTCTCAAGGCCATTCCATTTTGTTGTTTCTGA
- the LOC125194754 gene encoding uncharacterized protein LOC125194754, translated as MERNFFRNLPSEITTNILSRLPIRSIALSKCVCKSWLNLLDSDDFEYKTPPALALLQQMNSIRSSIFDIEDEDEDEADEEKSHDLHYIPLTDFDIPHENSEQLAAMAANGLLLLHSKLGFSQIPLFICNPITRQYIELWGPEDYILDDDAVVVDDDDEHGGALQPALLQVSDSIQLHTFNFAAPPPPPPVNGRSRLTGELSTLRDCLCYSYTWEDEIVVWSMKEYHVEESWTILYKMSSNGFDFDRASVFGWNYMCVKPIKLFKDGDVLMLLAKKRLIYYSNKTRTIQQVGMFEDAAAKDYVSALIFTPSLFSFKNFGFKNVISF; from the exons ATGGAGCGTAATTTCTTCAGAAATCTGCCATCAGAAATCACCACCAACATCCTCTCGCGGCTCCCTATCAGAAGCATTGCGTTAAGCAAGTGCGTTTGCAAATCATGGCTCAATCTGCTCGATTCCGACGATTTCGAATACAAAACCCCACCCGCCCTAGCTCTCTTGCAGCAGATGAACTCAATTCGGTCCTCAATTTTCGATattgaagacgaagacgaagacgaagcCGATGAGGAGAAGAGCCATGATCTTCACTACATTCCGCTCACAGATTTCGATATCCCTCACGAAAACTCAGAACAACTGGCGGCTATGGCTGCAAATGGATTGCTTCTTCTGCACTCAAAGTTAGGGTTTTCTCAAATTCCTCTTTTTATATGCAATCCGATCACTCGTCAGTATATAGAGCTATGGGGCCCTGAGGATTACATCTTAGATGATGATGCtgttgttgttgatgatgatgat GAACATGGAGGCGCGTTGCAGCCGGCGCTGCTTCAGGTCTCGGATTCTATACAGCTGCACACATT CAACTTCGctgctcctcctcctccgcctcctGTAAATGGACGTAGCCGTCTAACCGGGGAGTTGTCTACTTTGAGGGATTGTCTCTGTTATTCATACACATGGGAAGATGAAATTGTCGTTTGGTCGATGAAGGAATACCATGTCGAGGAATCTTGGACTATACTGTACAAGATGAGTAGTAacggttttgattttgatcgGGCTTCTGTTTTTGGTTGGAATTATATGTGCGTTAAACcaattaaactttttaaagATGGTGACGTTTTGATGCTGCTGGCCAAAAAGCGGCTCATCTACTACTCCAACAAGACACGAACTATTCAACAAGTCGGTATGTTTGAGGATGCAGCTGCGAAGGATTACGTTAGTGCCCTGATTTTCACTCCTAGCCTTTTCTCATTCAAGAATTTCGGATTCAAGAATGTGATCTCGTTTTAG